A stretch of DNA from Syntrophales bacterium:
GAATTTTTCCGGGGTACTGGTGAAGACTATACTGTTCCCCAAAAAGGCCAGGATCTTCACTATAACCTTTCTATAACACTGGAAGAATCGGTTTTTGGAGTGGAAAAAAAACTAGCCATTCAAAAAGAAAATCGTGTTGAAGAAATCACTGTAAAGATCCCGCCAGGCATAAGCGCAGGGAAAAAACTCAGAGTAGCCGGCAAGGGAGGACCGGGCTACAACGGTGGTCCTCCTGGAGATCTATACCTAAACATAAACATCTTACCGCATCCCGTTTTTGCCAGAGACGGTAACGATATTTATTTAGAAAAGACCATCACTTTTTCCCAAGCAGTTCTCGGTACAACAATCGAGGTTCCCACAATTGATGGATCTATAAAACGCTTAAAAATACCCCCGGGAACACAGAACAACACTAAGCTCAGAATGAGGGGACTGGGTGTACCTTCACTCAAGGATGGGACAAGAGGCGATCAGTACGTAAAGATAAATGTTGAAATTCCAAGGAAATTAACAGACAAACAGTTAAAGCTGATCCGGCAACTCCAGGAGGAAGGCCTATGAGGTCAGTTATCTAAAATGTCGCATAAGAAATGTTATGTAAACTTTCTATAAAGCCCATTCAATTAACACATCTCCCCACATCCCCACCGCATCACCTATTACTACAACGACACCCATAATCCCTTCTATTTTTTTCGCCTCATTCAAAGTCTTTGTTATATCCTTTCTATCCTTAACCATGTTACCTAGATATGAAGCAACCGCATCAGCCAAAGCAGCGGACTTAGATATAACACTCACAGCGTCTGCTTTTCCAAAGCTCAGAGAATGTCCAACTGTCCCAGATGAGGTACAAACCCCCACAGGCATGTGCTCTTTTTTTATCGTTATGTTCAATCTATTGCTTAGAGGTGATTCTCCCGCATAAATACCGACTTTTGTTTCCCTCTGACAATCTATATATATATCACCACCATTCTCTACAATAACCTCTCTGCTGAACCTCCTCAGTTCTCGACCT
This window harbors:
- a CDS encoding DnaJ domain-containing protein, translating into MAEDYYKILGVDKNATLDDIKKAYRKLALKWHPDRNPDNKAHAEEMFKKISEAYAVLSDPEKREQYDRFGSADRFRQAYTQEEIFRNFDLGEILRSFGFSFGGGSFFTGTGRKKTGTRTGFDIFEEFFRGTGEDYTVPQKGQDLHYNLSITLEESVFGVEKKLAIQKENRVEEITVKIPPGISAGKKLRVAGKGGPGYNGGPPGDLYLNINILPHPVFARDGNDIYLEKTITFSQAVLGTTIEVPTIDGSIKRLKIPPGTQNNTKLRMRGLGVPSLKDGTRGDQYVKINVEIPRKLTDKQLKLIRQLQEEGL
- a CDS encoding UPF0280 family protein, whose amino-acid sequence is MKRTSTDYRERIYRRHLSPSHLVTFEACVKETDLWIAAESYLKSEAQEAIFFYRRQIEEYIKEKPLFLTSLSPLPYDPIAPEIVRTMLRAGIEASVGPMAAVAGAIAEFVGRELRRFSREVIVENGGDIYIDCQRETKVGIYAGESPLSNRLNITIKKEHMPVGVCTSSGTVGHSLSFGKADAVSVISKSAALADAVASYLGNMVKDRKDITKTLNEAKKIEGIMGVVVVIGDAVGMWGDVLIEWAL